TAACTGCGGCGGGACCGCCGCTGCCAAGAATCTCGTCAAAGAAACTCTCTGGCTCAAGCGCCCTACCACTGAGCCGTGGAATGCTGTGAATCGTTTCGTTCACCGAAGCTGCCGTAGAAGATATCCCATGTAACGCACCAGATAGCTTCTCTCGAAGCACTTCCGCCTGCCGGTTTTGATCATTTAACAGCGTAGAAACCACCGCGTTCAGATCGCttatctgctgctgttgcgCAACAAGAATCATATCGTAGCGTTTGAAATGCTCGTCCAGGTTTCCACTCAGCATATGAACCATCCTCTCAAACATGCTTATTTGTCGCTCCAAATTGATTACTCGCTCATTCAACCTTACCTCCCCCTGATCCATAGCGAACTCTGAATAAATATCCTAGAACCAGCAATGACTAAAGTAGATACGATTGCCTTTGCGCCAACCAGAAGCCTCGAAGACCCCGTATCGCTTATTTCCACGTCCCCGCAAGGATCACCTACAGAAACAAAACAAAGGTAGATCGGACCTCGAAAATCGTCTGCTAACGTCTTGGCGAGCCTTGATCGAGCCAAGAACCAAATTATACCACCGTTACTTCAAGTTTGGTGATAAATTCTCTGCAGTGTTCAAAGCTTTTCTCGCTCCGCCCGTGGCGAACGGCTGGATCATATTCATTTTATACCATGGGTCTGACAGCAGAAGCCCAGGTTCCAGAGCACTAGCGGATGGAATGGACCTCAGCTGAAGTGATTAGGTATTTATCTAGTGGTATTAGTTTGTTATTCTTAGTATACAGGATGAACCGCAACGAGGGCTGGCTTTGATAGTCTTGCGCTTGTTAAAGCATGGCGACGACGAGCGCGCCGATAGCAGCGCCGAGTCCAGCGGCAGCGACCTTTTGGTTGGCGGCGTCGCCTTCGAATGAGCTGAGCCCGTGGCTGGTTGAGGAACTGTTGTTTCTCGCGGTGGTGGCGTTTGGCCGGCTGCTGAACGAGGTGCTCAACGTGGTGGTGGTGTACGGCGTGGATGTGGATTCGGTGGTGGAAACCATGGAAGTGGTCACTTCGGGCGTGGTGGTCACGTCGACGTACGAGACGCTATCAGCAGTGGCGAGGGAGGCAGCAGATGCAATGGCAGCGATGGTAACAGTAgcgaaaaatttcattTTTAGCGAAAGCGAGTGTACGGTTTGGTTATATGCCTCTTATGATGCCAGTTATTCATTTCTTCGTACTATTGGGCTCTTTATATCTGTTGCAGTTGGGACTTGGCCGGCAAAGACAGAATTGGAGTCGCTTCTTGCTACACGAAACGTTTCGCGTATCTCTCACGTCAACCGTCGGCCAACGGCGTCTTGGTGATAGTGCCATCAGGGGGAATCAGTGTGATGGCCTTGTCTTGGCTGAAAATTCGTGTCTTTCATCTGTCGTTTTTTCGCGTTGTTGATTACTCGCGAAAACAAACACTAATCATCACTTAATGTCACTGAAAGTCAAGAGCTCAGTAGCCAAGCTCGCCAGCTCCTCGTATTTCTCGCTGCATCGCGCTCCAGAAACGTGTAGTTTACTGTGATCTTGGCGTTCTGCAGCTTGAATGTGATCTCTAGAGCGTTGTATTTTGTCGAAAAACGCGCAAGAGTCTAGACCCTTCAGACTGCAAGGCTGGTCGAATACGCCGATGTTGTTGGCGATCTCTAGATGGGACAGTTTCACTCCGGATTCCGTGACGACTGTTTTATTCACAAAGCTCTTCTTGGGATGCGAGCAAAGCTGTACTCTGTATTCGTCTCCAAAATACACCAAGTCGCGCGTTAGGTCTAGCTTGTAGTATATTTTTGCTGTGTTGTTGAGAATGGATGTCATCAGCACCGtgagcagctcatctcttGATACCCTGAGGGTTGCATCAATCTCAAGCATATTTTGAATATCCTTGAGAGAGATGCACGAGTAAACCGGAGCTATCTGCTCCCATAGCTTCGCCAGCTGTCCCAGATAATATATGTTGTCGATTAGTCGCTTAAGGAGCTCTCTCACTCCAGACAGCTGCTGGATAGCTTCATGCAATTTCCGCAAGTCCAATTGCAGGAAGTTGTGGTAGATGGTCCGGAGCAACCGGATGCTTGGAGCCTCCAAGGCCACCTTCAGTTGTTCCAAGTCAAATGGATTGATCTGGTCGTGCATTCTCCTGTGTAGGATCATACTGCAAAAGATGAACCCTGATAGAATGAATTGTTCAAACAGAGAGGAAAAATTCTGCCGAGACCCGCCTATCTCTTCCATCTGCTGCAGACAGCTCCAGAATTGCTCCCTCAAAGCCCTTATATCTCTGTAGAACAGAGGCAGCTCGATACGGCTCTCATCCCTGCCGAGGCCCGAAAGCATAACCAGCGCCCTCACTGTGCTTAGCTGGATCATCAGGCCCAAGTGCTGCGAAACCGACAATGAGTTAGACGAGAAGAGCTCCAACTGTTCTATGAGCCTCGAAAAGAGATCTCTCGGAAGGTCTCCATGGCCACTCAGGTAATTGAAGATGTggcattgaagaaccaGGCCAATCTTATCGGCGTAGTGCTGGTCGTTCGTCGCTTCCTCAATACTAGTTTCACAGCAAGAttcttgaattttttgaatATCACGTAAATCAATATGTCCCTTGTCAAGCCTGTCGCTCCAGACTTTTGCTGTTATTCTCTTGAGCTCTATGGTATCCCTAACTTCATCTGTCAATGTTGCTTCTCCTAATCTGGGGGATGCTTGCAAGAGGGCTATGCACTGCAATCGCAGCTGCATTTTCCAGGCCATCGAATCATCGGCAATGAGTTCTACAGCGAATAGGAAATCTCTTTTCGACGAAGGGCACAACTCATGAAGAAGGTCCGTCAATGTTCTTCTCACAAGATCACCATTTAGAAGCTCAGTCCGATCTAGATGATCGACCAATGCACGGAAGGCATCGAGAGTGCCCCGGAAAGTTCTGTCGTCGATACCATTATAGTGTATCTCGAACAACCAGGATCTCGCAATCTGCGAAAGTAATCTCCATCTCCAAACGATCGCTGTTAATTCGGTCTTGTGCTTGTCGGTGTTGTGCTGCACCTCCTGCAAGAGGTCTCTTGATCGCTTAAAATCTTGATCTTCCATAAAAGATAAGGCTTCATCACACAATCTCTCAAGTTCCCGCTCATCGAGAGCTCCTAGTATTTCGTTCGTACTGGCCTCGACGTTGAACTCGGACTCTCCTGTGAAACAAccatcctcttcatcggtTTCCTCCTCCATCTCGACGATATCCACCTCCTCGTCAGACATCATGAAATCATCGTAATTGGCATTgccatcttcctcatccgACATCCTGGCCAAGGTCAACACAGGGCTATATTAGTGGTCTCTGGCTGCTCAAAGCATTGTCCCTTTTCTACAGATCAATTGAGAGTCCGCGTACAGCTAAAGAGTGTAAGAAACAGCTTCTGGAGCCAGTATCGTAGTTGACCAGTATCGTAGTTAGCCATCCCCAGCGATAGGATGCTTTAGCTTTCCAGCCAAAGGGTCCATGGCCCAAATTCAAGATTTCCACAATAGACCAAGAATTGTATCCCGTTAACAACCAATACTGTTACCAAAGCCCTCTGACGTTTTTGATCAGATGAATCAGTGGTCCTTTTGTGCCCTTTGATCCACACATGTTGTTCAGCTTAGCCAGACACCTGCCCCTTACGCTCTGTCCGTATAAAAGAGATACAGCCCAGTAGCGCTGACTGCTGTCACGTCTCTCGGATGCCAAACACTCAAGATGCTACAACTGTACCGTAACGCAGTCTCCCgtattgctgctgctcgaACTTTCAGGACCTTTGGCCCAGCACTCTTCAAGACAGGCGACAAGATCCCCACAGGACTGGGAGGTCTGAGGGAAAACTCGCCCGGTAACTCAGTAGACCTGGGCCTGGAAGTCGCCTCCGGGAAGTATGTCATAGTGGGGCTGCCAGCTGCCTTCTCTCCAGCCTGCTCAGCGACCCACGTCCCGGGCTACATCAAACACCTGCCCCAATTGAAGGAGAAGGGCATCAAGCAGGTCTTCGTCACCACAGTCAACGACCCATTCGTGACCGCAGCCTGGGGCAAGAGTCTCGGTGTCCCCAGCGATATCCGGATCATTGCTGACACGGAAGGCACCTTCGCCAAGGCCGGAGGCCATCTGTTCGACTCCAAGAAAGTGTTTGGCAACGACCGTTCAGTTCGTTTCGCTGCCATAGTCAAGGACGGCAAGGTTGTTACAGAGCTGGTAGAGCCTGATAAGACTGGCGTCGACGTCTCCTCTGCTGAGAACATCCTGAAACACCTGTGAGTTAGATGTACTTCATAGCCATTATATAGGTAGAtaggtgaaaaattggtcGGCGATCGATTCCCGATCCCTTGTCCCGAGATTTACAAGCTGCAGAGGCTTGGCAAATATGACTAACAATGGGACGTGGCTGCACCCACGCAGCAATGCGGCCATAAGAGCTGGAAGCTTGCTGGGGACGGGCCTTGACCATAAAAGACAGTGTAGTGAGCAGATTTCCTTGATTACTTTTCGATCCCAGCTGTAGATGGCTATGTTACCGTTCAATGTTATTCTGCGACCAGCTAAGAtattcttctcgaagagcaGAGGCAGTGAGAACTTGCAGAGTTTGGAGCTGAGAAGTCTTCCGAGTCAGAGCTATCCGGCAACCTCCGGCTTCGCACCCAACGGTGATCAGGAGGAGTACATTCTGACCAAGAACAATAACGTTGTCGAAGTTGGTGCATCCAAGTTGTCCAATGTGAGATCGAGAgacttcatcgatgagaCGACGCTGGATGACGAATCTGAGTTTCCCGACAGAGGTCTGCAGGCGTGGCTCGCTGTGTTTGGTTCATTTATCGGGCTGCTTCCTGTCTTTGGGCTTCTTAACTCTCTGGGTGCCATCGAGTCGTATATCTCGAGGCATCAACTGGCCTCCGTTCCGGCCTCCACGGTTTCGTGGATCTTTTCCTTATATCTGTCTATGAGCTTCCTAAGCGGTATCTTCGCAGGCGGGTTCTTTGATAGAAATGGGGGCCTGGCGCCCATGTGCACAGGAACGGTGATTTACGTTGGTGGTATAATGTGCCTGGCGAATTGTTACACCGTGTGGCAGTTTATCTTGGCTTTTTCGATCCTGTGTGGCGCTGGCACCGGAGTTCTGATGACTCCGCTGGTCAGCGTCTTGGCAACCTGGTTCTTAAAAAAGAGGGCCATTGCCACTAGCATTGCCACTATGGGTGGCTCTGTCGGGGGTGCTATCTATCCCatgatgttgaagaaactgtACAAAGAAGTGGGATACGCATGGGCCATCAGGATTACTGGCTTTGTCTGCCTAGCATGTCTCATCGTCTCAACGACTCTTTGTCGCGAAAGGGAACTGGTCAAACAGGAGCCGTTCAAGTCGAAGACGGAGCTGATGAAATGGTACgtttcctcttctttgaactgGAGATATTTCTTAGAGATGAAGTTTCTTTTCGCTGCGCTAGGAGCGGCGCTTGCTGAGGTCTCTCTTACTACTTCTTCGACATATCTCGCTTCTTACTCCTTGGCTAGAGGCAATACCGAAAGCACTTCTTTCGCCCTGATCACCGCTATCAATGCGATTGGCGCCCTAGGACGATATATACCAGGCTATGTCGCGGACAGATATCTCGGCAGGTTCAACGTTTACATTATTGCTGTCACGATTTCCGGACTGTGCAATCTGATCATATGGTTGCCCTTCGGAGGCTACACGGGCGCCCTATGGGTCTATGCTTGCATCTACGGCTTCAGCAGTGGCTCAATTCTCTCGCTGACGCCAGTCTGCATAGGACAAATTTCCAGAACGGAAGATTTCGGCAAACGGTACTCTACTGCCTATTTCCTGCAGGCTATAGTTACGATTCCCATGCTTCCTATCGCGGGTGTGATTATTAACAAGGGGACTGTACCCGAGTACAACAAGTTCATTGTCTTCGTCTCGGTACTGATGCTTGCAGGAGCAGCTTGTAATATGGTTACGAGATACATCTGTGTAGGAACGAAGCTACGTAAGTTTTGATCAGAATGTTAAGGACTGGAGGACTGTATTGCTTCATAATGCGGTGTATGGATGTCCAGGATTTTATTTTGATGTGTGGGTTTTTGAACGCAATTTTGTTGTTTTTTTCTCAGAACGCTTCAGATCGGCTATGAACCGACGCGAGTTACCTTCGTCAATCATCCTTCTGAACAATTTCATTCATAAAGATACTTTCGACAGCCAACTTGGTTCGTCCATTTTCCACTTTGGTACAGAGGTTGAAAGACGCTAAAATGGGTATTGATCACACTACTAAGCAGCACAAGAGATCTGGTCACAGAACCGCTCCAAAGTCCGACAATGTCTACCTGAAGTTGTTGGTCAAGCTATACTCTTTCCTAGCTCGTATGTTGACATTTCCAGTTTGAATGAATAGAGGGATTCTGCTACACAGACGCTTGAAGCGTAACTATCTTCTCCAATCTGCTCGTTTACAGCGAATTGAGAGAGGGACATGAGAGCTTGGAAACTCGCTCTCGTGCTGAGAATTTTTTGAGATGTGGTGACACATCCTCAAAAATATTCTGCGAGTGCAAAACACCTCTATTGGTGGTTTTTGTGCGACTTGTGAGCAGAATCTTGTACCAACAGTTGTTGGTATACTATTGCCTGAATCCTTGAATTCATTTACTAACAGTCCTCGTTTGTAGGTCGTACCAATGCTCCATTCAACAAGGTCGTCTTGAAGTCTTTGTTCTTGTCTAAGATCAACAGACCTCCAGTTTCTGTCTCCAGAATCGCtagagctttgaagcaagAAGGTGCTGCCAACAAGActgtcgtcgtcgtcggTACCGTCACTGACGATGCCAGAATCTTTGAATTCCCAAAGACCACTGTTGCCGCTTTGAGATTCACTGCTGGTGCCAGagccaagatcatcaaggctGGTGGTGAAGCCATCACTTTGGACCAATTGGCCGTCAGAGCTCCAAAGGGTCAAAACACCTTGATCTTGAGAGGTCCAAGAAACTCCAGAGAAGCCGTCAGACACTTCGGTTTCGGTCCTCACAAGAACAAGGCTCCAAGAATCTTGTCTACCGGCAGAAAGTTCGAGAGAGCTAGAGGTAAGAGAAGATCTAAGGGTTTCAAGGTGTAAGTTAGCTAAAGCTCTCTCGCATTTTGTCACTTATCATTTTACAATTGTTGTTTCAACCTTACTATGAAGCGATTTATATACTAATATATCGTCTAGTAGTTTGAAACAATATCCCTGCAATTTTAGTGCATTATCTGTATAGTAGTTTACAATTAACGAAGTATTGTGAAA
The sequence above is drawn from the Torulaspora globosa chromosome 5, complete sequence genome and encodes:
- the MCH4 gene encoding Mch4p (ancestral locus Anc_3.53); translated protein: MAMLPFNVILRPAKIFFSKSRGSENLQSLELRSLPSQSYPATSGFAPNGDQEEYILTKNNNVVEVGASKLSNVRSRDFIDETTLDDESEFPDRGLQAWLAVFGSFIGLLPVFGLLNSLGAIESYISRHQLASVPASTVSWIFSLYLSMSFLSGIFAGGFFDRNGGLAPMCTGTVIYVGGIMCLANCYTVWQFILAFSILCGAGTGVLMTPLVSVLATWFLKKRAIATSIATMGGSVGGAIYPMMLKKLYKEVGYAWAIRITGFVCLACLIVSTTLCRERELVKQEPFKSKTELMKWYVSSSLNWRYFLEMKFLFAALGAALAEVSLTTSSTYLASYSLARGNTESTSFALITAINAIGALGRYIPGYVADRYLGRFNVYIIAVTISGLCNLIIWLPFGGYTGALWVYACIYGFSSGSILSLTPVCIGQISRTEDFGKRYSTAYFLQAIVTIPMLPIAGVIINKGTVPEYNKFIVFVSVLMLAGAACNMVTRYICVGTKLRKF
- the RRI2 gene encoding Rri2p (ancestral locus Anc_3.55) — protein: MSDEEDGNANYDDFMMSDEEVDIVEMEEETDEEDGCFTGESEFNVEASTNEILGALDERELERLCDEALSFMEDQDFKRSRDLLQEVQHNTDKHKTELTAIVWRWRLLSQIARSWLFEIHYNGIDDRTFRGTLDAFRALVDHLDRTELLNGDLVRRTLTDLLHELCPSSKRDFLFAVELIADDSMAWKMQLRLQCIALLQASPRLGEATLTDEVRDTIELKRITAKVWSDRLDKGHIDLRDIQKIQESCCETSIEEATNDQHYADKIGLVLQCHIFNYLSGHGDLPRDLFSRLIEQLELFSSNSLSVSQHLGLMIQLSTVRALVMLSGLGRDESRIELPLFYRDIRALREQFWSCLQQMEEIGGSRQNFSSLFEQFILSGFIFCSMILHRRMHDQINPFDLEQLKVALEAPSIRLLRTIYHNFLQLDLRKLHEAIQQLSGVRELLKRLIDNIYYLGQLAKLWEQIAPVYSCISLKDIQNMLEIDATLRVSRDELLTVLMTSILNNTAKIYYKLDLTRDLVYFGDEYRVQLCSHPKKSFVNKTVVTESGVKLSHLEIANNIGVFDQPCSLKGLDSCAFFDKIQRSRDHIQAAERQDHSKLHVSGARCSEKYEELASLATELLTFSDIK
- the RPL18A gene encoding 60S ribosomal protein eL18 (ancestral locus Anc_3.52) — translated: MGIDHTTKQHKRSGHRTAPKSDNVYLKLLVKLYSFLARRTNAPFNKVVLKSLFLSKINRPPVSVSRIARALKQEGAANKTVVVVGTVTDDARIFEFPKTTVAALRFTAGARAKIIKAGGEAITLDQLAVRAPKGQNTLILRGPRNSREAVRHFGFGPHKNKAPRILSTGRKFERARGKRRSKGFKV
- a CDS encoding peroxiredoxin family protein (ancestral locus Anc_3.54), which codes for MLQLYRNAVSRIAAARTFRTFGPALFKTGDKIPTGLGGLRENSPGNSVDLGLEVASGKYVIVGLPAAFSPACSATHVPGYIKHLPQLKEKGIKQVFVTTVNDPFVTAAWGKSLGVPSDIRIIADTEGTFAKAGGHLFDSKKVFGNDRSVRFAAIVKDGKVVTELVEPDKTGVDVSSAENILKHL